The Columba livia isolate bColLiv1 breed racing homer chromosome 18, bColLiv1.pat.W.v2, whole genome shotgun sequence genome includes a region encoding these proteins:
- the C18H17orf67 gene encoding uncharacterized protein C17orf67 homolog has protein sequence MKNLLVFVSGLVLMTTLTDTSPILTEKDAKQMLRTRREDRPRKAGFPDEPMREYMLHLQRLEQRSEEQFLEHWLNPHCLPHCNRDLVHPV, from the exons atgaagaatttaCTTGTGTTTGTCTCTGGTTTGGTCCTGATGACCACTCTTACAG ACACTTCACCAATTTTGACTGAAAAAGATGCCAAACAGATGCTGAGAACTCGTCGTGAAGACAGACCGAGAAAAGCTGGTTTCCCTGATGAGCCAATGAGG gaGTATATGCTTCACCTCCAGCGCTTGGAGCAGAGATCAGAAGAACAATTCCTTGAGCACTGGTTGAATCCACATTGCTTACCACACTGCAACAGGGATCTCGTGCATCCAGTCTAA